In one window of Borrelia turcica IST7 DNA:
- a CDS encoding p23 cell envelope protein: MRRPTLLILIIIMGCNLGKEDVDSVEEEDVVVAAVKTSSKVSREEGVSFEVVEGKTERCLDATHWAVSLFSKCRTCYINWIKTKPVEIRSWKGKVIKTLKGRLGYSISVTPVKYNNESSKYVMPLIMFESIDSGNSVEVISFVLTDYPKLNFNKRGGTFEIPRVEKSAEREGNNVYPFGILNALSPNGGEEIIGVIAGQHKGGSWESLKAKITVKIGGIVKAYRIGLDARVFNEFMKEVFTRYPEASSENRKFRIPV; the protein is encoded by the coding sequence ATGAGAAGACCAACCTTATTAATACTAATAATAATTATGGGATGTAATTTAGGGAAGGAAGATGTTGATTCTGTAGAAGAAGAGGATGTTGTAGTAGCTGCTGTTAAGACAAGTAGTAAAGTCTCTAGGGAAGAGGGAGTTAGTTTTGAAGTTGTTGAGGGGAAGACAGAGAGATGTTTAGATGCAACTCATTGGGCTGTTTCTTTATTTAGCAAATGCAGAACATGTTATATTAATTGGATTAAGACGAAGCCTGTTGAAATTAGGAGTTGGAAGGGTAAGGTAATAAAGACATTGAAGGGAAGACTTGGTTATTCGATTTCAGTAACGCCAGTTAAGTATAACAATGAAAGTAGTAAGTATGTTATGCCCTTAATAATGTTTGAAAGCATAGATAGTGGTAATAGCGTTGAGGTAATATCATTTGTGTTAACAGACTACCCAAAACTTAACTTTAATAAGAGGGGAGGAACATTTGAAATCCCTCGAGTAGAGAAATCAGCAGAAAGGGAAGGTAATAATGTGTATCCTTTTGGAATACTGAATGCGCTGTCTCCAAATGGAGGGGAAGAGATTATAGGAGTAATAGCAGGGCAGCATAAGGGAGGTAGTTGGGAAAGTTTGAAAGCAAAAATAACAGTTAAGATTGGTGGAATTGTTAAGGCATATAGAATAGGACTTGATGCTAGGGTTTTTAATGAATTTATGAAGGAAGTGTTTACTAGATATCCAGAAGCATCTAGTGAGAATAGAAAGTTTAGAATACCTGTATAG